A stretch of DNA from Lycium ferocissimum isolate CSIRO_LF1 chromosome 4, AGI_CSIRO_Lferr_CH_V1, whole genome shotgun sequence:
TTTTCGAAACagaccaaaaaagaaagtaacATACTTATATTAAATTAAGACGGagatttttttgatatttcGCAAAAATCGGAGTTTTGGTTGAAAACAATTTAGCTCAAATTTTGACTTCTCCGTGAGGTTGACGATGTTCTCTCGTTACGACATTGGTTTGCGTTTTTTTGCTTTGCCTTTTGACTTCTAATGCGCGCCGTAAAAATTTATGAAATCAATTGTAGTAAGTACTTATTAAAAGGGCAATTTTTTTAACTACATGGTATTTGGTCATGATAAACTCAGCCAAAATAAGAGACTCGTAAATAATAATGATCAAAAACCTATCTTATCCAAGTTCATCACTTGCGCTTTGGGCATTCATCAGTAGCATCATAAGAAAGACTCCTAATTTACATGTACcttgattattttataatatacaGAACTTGCTATCTCCAATCAATACAATATCGATTAAGTCTGTCTATCAAGATTTTAGAAGATGAAAATAAATATCTTTTATCTTCgaattaattttcaattttgctttttttaatttggttagTCACGGCCAAAGGCCAAAACATACAGTTGTTGGGCACTCAATTAGAATCTCCCACACAATACGTATCCTCTTTTCACTTCCTCGGCCCTAATCCCTTAAACGATAACAAAAGCCTAATTACTCCTGATCGATAAGTCTTGTTTCTtatgcaaaatatatatatattgtttgagAGTAAGAATTccttgaaaagtttttgttATCTTGGTACGAAATGATCCAATCTTTTCCAACATCAGTGCAATATGTAGactcttttaaaattttcttagaATACGCATGAGATAAACAAAACTTATTATCAAGATTCGAGTAGAATAAGGGGTACTTCAAAAGATAGATAGGCTTCTCGAACCTATGAGCTTTTTAATTAAGATTCCGTTACGTAGAGAAAAATAATCAGAAATACATGAAGCATCAAGCACCAGTGGTCTAGTGGTAGAATAGTACCCTGCCACGGTACAGACCCGGGTTCGATTCCCGGCTGGTGCATTTCTTTGGGATTTGCTGTGATGATAAATCTGCGCTAAATGCGGTGATTTGGGTCTCCGCACTTGTCCGATACACAGGACGAAGTGTTGCGCATCTGAgcttctcccttttttttttttttttttttccgaaaagaACTTAATTTGGGATCTTTCTTTTTAAGGTTAGTCAATAAACTACAAGTGGTATATAAAAAGCCTATTTATATATGAGATAGTGTTTTCAGAATCCTCTGTTAATGTGCTTGTTTATTACAgtataattcaaaattttaggCTACATTCGGACAATCTTGAGGTACACTTTTAAGTGTTTCGAAACAAAATGAACCTTTTAGAAACAATCAAGAAGGTATGTTTTGTTTAAAAAGTTCAAACTTTCTCTATGGCAAAGCGACtcatgaaaaatagtttttctacATAGATCGCTACTGAACTATATCTGAAAAGTTGAGTTTACACTCCAACTAATCGGGTAACCTATTACCATCTAAAAAGTGTATTAAATGCCTCCCTGATACACATATAACCAGTTGCATAAGGGGGAGGCGTTACATACTCGCGCCACGTCGGAAATCTTCTAAATTTTACTTAtatatccttttccttttctttattcatttaatttttcttttgttaattatattacactaattaatccctaattaaccattaaaatTCTTCAATAATTATATCTTCTTCATTACTAAACCACTCCACCACCCCATCTCACCGGAAACACCATATCCGCCGCCACCGCCACTACCACCAATATTTATCTTCTAAAAGTGTCATTTTGCTATTAGTTTCATAATTAATTATCATTTATTGTAActtaatcttttttctttttccatttatcttttcaaaaaatcaGACGGGCCTCCAAAAATGGCAACATCCAAATCTAGGTGCCGGAAAACTCCATTAACGGTAGCAGGAAGGAAATGAAAAAAGCTCCAACAAGAACACAAACGTCCAAACACGAAGGAACGCCCATTTTTTGCTTGtttgaaaattgatgaaaaaatcaaaaagccTTTTGCTATTTCTTTTGTATATCACCGTGGAAGGTGATGGGGCTTTAGCacaagttgaaaaaaaaaaaaaaaaaaaaaaaaggagaatggaaaagggaaagaaggagagagaaagaagatgGAGGAGGCGTGAGGAGTGTGCGGATGAACGAGAAGGGAGATGAGCTCATCGAGGAGCTCTAAGAATGGCCGAAATGGGAAGGTCGTGAGATTGTGTGTGGAAAGTGGGgggaatgaagaagaaagggaggggcggggtgggggtggattaaaaaaatatgaactttgcaataaaaaataaatgaataaatttttatCAAAACGCGccttttttcaattatttttatattttgtgcCACATCAGCTCTCGGGGAGGCATTTAATACACTTTTTAGATGGTTAAGGGGGTAATAAGTCACCCGATTAGTTGAAGTGTGAACTCGATTTTCAGGTATAGTTCAGGGGACAATCTATGTATTTTGCCCTTATAAAACACCCTCGACCATAAAAAGAGAACTTCAAACTTCAAAGTATTACTCCCGCTGTTTGAGTTTTCGACTAATTTTACGTTAGTTGTTAGCTTATCAAATTTTTCATCTTTGAATTTGGATCGGCAATGTAAGAAAATTCACACAAGTCAGATAATTTTGGGATCTCAACATCTTTAGCAAATTGGTGAAAAGAATCACTAGCCTAACTATAATAGTTCttaaaaataaagagataaaaaCTCGATAACGAATTTTAACTGGACCATTAATTGGGTCTCGTATAATGCACAAAAAAGTTGCGTTAAAGGTAGTTTGATAACTTTTTCTCTTTATGGAAGGATCTGACACGCACCCGATGACATTTTaggagagtccgagtaactGAAATCTGAGGTGGTGTTTGGGAATCGGTTGTTAGTTATTACAGTATTATTCAACTTTTAGGCTTGATACTGACAATCTTGAGGTACACTTCTAAATATCTGGAAATAAAATGAACCTTGGAACAATCAAGAAagtattttttgttaaaaaattcaaaatttctcTATGGTAAAGTGAgtcatgaaaaatagtttttttctttcctcttaTTAAATACCCTCCGGCCTCAACCATAAAAAGAGAACTACAAAGTAGTACTCCCTCTATTTTAATCTATCAATTCACGTTAGTTATCAGCTTACCAAAATTTGTTGTAAGCTTAAtaaaaatagtaataataatcaaattaaAAGAATACCAGCTTAGCATGTGTCAAGTAGTAGTTATTGAGGCAAGAAAGATCTCAAGCATGTTGTTTACAGACAGGTGTCAGATGACTTTGGCAAATATGGGACCCACTACCCTGTCTATCGAGATTGACTACATATAAAGGCACTAAGCACGTGATTCGTTATATGCGGCCAGGTCTGACCAAATGCATTGACACCACGGCCGGTTGAGTCAATATGGTCCCATTCACACATTTTCTTATGACTTTTTTGCCCTTAATTAGTCTGAccaattttctagacttttaaTGGGTCCGTTTGGCCGtaagaatttttcactttattccggaaaacgttttcactttatttaaaaatcaacGTCTTGCCATGAAAGctatatttggaatttgaaaaataactaaagacctgttttcactttcagtatattcaaacaaccaaatattctttgcaaaaactataaccaaacgcaactccatcttcaactccaacttcaaaatttcaaataaagtgaaaaatatttggttttcatggccaaacgcctacttagtccCTAATACTCCGTCCGTGTTTGTCATTTAATTGTGTGTCtagacaaaataaataatttatatatattaaatatatatatatatataaatttgaaaaaatatggttaattatttcttaatttgGTAAGTGAATactattttttaacaaaaaaagtaaaggctgggtggacactctttttgaaccgaATGAAGTATTTATTACGTGCCTTAAAGACCAAGGTCAAAttgttttttactttaattttatataaatattacaTAAACTTTATTGCGTGAGCTTGCTCATATTGTTAGTCTCAAAGCGAGATGAAGGAGCAAGATATGATAAGAGGACAGTCAGCCTAAAACTTTGCAACTGATAATGAATACTCATAATACAATTTAACTGAAAttgtgaggattcatatagtttGAGCTCAGATTATTTGggactaagagcccgtttggattagttgaaaaaagtgatttttaagcataagtgcttaaagtaTTTTTACGTgctgaaaattattttataaataagcagttatgTATTTAGATAAAGTGcttaaagggtttttagaagtaagggtagtattagaattaatagaaaatataagggataaaaaaataaaatatcgaAGTTCAAATAGATTTGGCAAAGACAGAAAATAATGTAACTTGGAAATTTTTATAGGTGATAACAATTAGAAAATAACAATATATCAGAGAATTTCTAATGGTAGAGTTAGATAATCCTCAAGTACgaaatattataaaattatgAATTCAAACAAACACTCAGATAATGAAAATTCTCGCAACCTATTCCAACCAGTGGCGGAGCTAGTAAGAGCCGAGGGGGTTCCTTTCagcaaaaaattacactgtatatacaagataaaaattattttttatgtatatatagtagacgttAAGTCggcttctttatatttttgaaccccctttgtTTAAATTCTGACTTCGCCACTGATTCCAACTAACTTCAAATTAAGACagtgttattattcttatttaCATTCACCCATCTTTCTACAAAAGTGTTCCACTTATTTGTGTTTTGTGTCATTACAGTCACCTTATTTATGTAGATTTTTTGATATAGGATAAATGGAGCTTTGCTCACCAAAATTTAAGCAATATGTTTTTTGCCTCCAGTGACATTTGGATTTACGGTCTCTTCTCCTACTTTATTATTAACAACTAGGTCACACCATTGGGTAACCAAATTGAGCGTCGCTCTCTCTCTTGATCGTATTTCATAGGTAGCCTAAAGGAGGAACTAGACAAGAAGCACCAGTGGTCTAGTGGTAGAATAGTACCCTGCCACGGTACAGACCCGGGTTCGATTCCCGGCTGGTGCATTTCCTTGGGATTTGCTGTGATGATAAATCTGCGCTAAATGCGGTGATTTGGGTCTCCGTAATTGTCCGATATACGGGACGAATTGATGCGCATCTGAGCTCTCTCCCaatctttttatttatattttttttcaaattattgtttaacttaactagttcaCTAAGAtgtattttctttcaaattacTGTTTGGAATTATCGTTCATTAAGTTTTATTAGGGTTTCAAATGTTCATCAAAAGGTAAACTCATCATTAAGCAATGGGTGTTAGCCTTGTAGTAGTAAGTGTTCCATTGTCTTGTCCATTTTTCTTTCCAGCTTCaaagttttttatttcttcttttgggtCACTTAGGAACAGGTATTCGACACAAGCAACAAAAATAGGACTGGCAACTATAAGTTTTATTAGGGGGTTCAAATGTACATCAAAAAGTGAATTCATTATATAAGCAATGGGTGTTAGCCTTGCAGTAGTACTGTCCCTTTGCCTTatccaaatttaatttttctttccagCTTCTAAGATaagatttttattcttttttgggGGTCAATTAGGAATAGGTATTTGGCATTTTTGTCGCGGAATACCAAAACAAAACTAGCTATTATAGGTACGGAATAGAGGAGTTGTAAACGGACGGaattgtgattgtatttattagCTCTTATGTGTGGCGCACAATATCATGAAATGCAAACAGTTGTTATGATTGATTCGATAGAAAGGAATAAATAGTGATATAATTTTTCGTTCCTTAGTTCCTTATAATAAATATTCAATTCGCTAGAATAGAAGTTAAAAATGATATTTATACTTGTCTCTATGACATCAAACATAAGTTGAAGCAAAGATATAGAAGAAGTCACACTGAGAAGTACTTTGCTGCAAGTACCAAAGACAACTGACAATTATATGAGTTATTATAGATGAGCTAAAAATGGGTGAAATTGCGAATCTTTTTATTAGCTCTTATTTGTAGTGCACAATTTCCTGAAATATAGATAGTGGCTATCATCGATTCTATAGAAAAGAAGGATTAGTTTGAAGTTTTCGTTGGGATTTCCAGGAAAAAATAGTCTCAATTCCTTCGGTTCCTCATCAAAGATACTCCTTTTCAATTCGCTAGAATAGAAgttaaaaagaatatttatacttgtccaatgacattattattaatgaaagcAAAGAACTAAAAGTCACACCTGAGATACAAACTGACGACCTAAAGCAATTTTTGAGTCACATTACTGTTGCAATAGAACCTTTCCTTGTGTCAAAGGAAcgcaactaaaaaaaaaaaaaagggggtcggtgcACTAAACTCCCGCTATGCgcagggtccggggaagggccggaccacaagggtctttTATACGCAACTGCATTTCTGCAAGAAGCTGTTTgcacggctcgaacccgtgacctcctggtcacatggcagcaactttaccagttgCGTCAAGGCTCCCCTTCAAGGAATGCAACTATTTAtacataaacaaaaaaaatgttcttACTCAATTGGAATCCCTTCAAATCATGTAGTTTCGCCCAGAAAGGAACAAGAAAGAGCAAGCACATATTATTCTAATAAAGAGAAATTAAAGCGCCTCTGCACCATAATCGCCAGTTAATTAATATCATTAATTTAGTAATCAGTCATCAACCAAAATGCTCAAGGAAACTCTCAATCTGAGACTAAAAAGATTGGAACAAGAATGCAACCATCCATATTATACACCTCTTCCACAGCATATATGCATTTGTAGAGCTAAAGGGAGCtaaggggttcaattgaatccccTTTGCCAGCAGATAATATTGCACAAATAGGgtaaaaacaaattattttgGTTACATATGACTGTTGAATCCCTTTGACATAAGAAAAGGATTGTAGCGGTAAATGGGATTCAAAAATCGCCAGGCACAAGTTCAAATCCCATGCGtgactaaatttttttaaatccccCTGTATGAATTTCTGACTCCGTCACTGTAGATATGACTCAGTACTCTATGTAACTAGTTAGTCGTATggattcttgaaatttttgagAAGTTCAGGGATGTCATAACCAAGCATGTCATCAACAGCTTGTATCAACTTGGGTTTCAACTTCTCAAACTTGTCAATGTTATAACCACTCAGAGCTTCTTTAAATTGTTCAACATTTGGAAAATCCCCAGCTGGCAAATGGTGTTGTTTCTGAATCTGTTTAGAAGAATAAAAACATCACTAAGACATAGTACTCCATATAGAGTTGTAACATGTTTCATCAACAAAatctgcttattttgaaaaatgcgTTTTGTCAGAAGTGCTTTTCGAAAAAGTAATTTTGGAAAGTAGAAGTGtgtgtttggctaattaatttgaaaatcaCTTTTGCCAATATTAGACCAACAAATTGTACTTACCAAGGTTTGAAAAGTGCTTTGATGGAAAAGTTACCTTTTCAAACTTCTGAAAACAACTTTTGCTactcaaaaacacttattttattccctaaaagcttggccaaaacTCTATAAAAtcagcattttttttaaaaataagcacCTTTGACTTCTTAGAATCTTGGCCAAACCAGCTATTAGTGAATAAGGGATGACAGATACCTTTACGAATTCATCTTCCAAGTTATCAATCAGTCTTTTTTGGGTCTTCGCTTTGCCCATCATAGCCGGCATCTCCTTTTTCAGGTGACTTATGATATAAGCATGTATCTTGGCGGCTCTAGCACGTTTTACGAATTCATTTATCTGTAcgtacacaaaaaaaaaaactgtttttcATCCTCATTTAAAGTAAATCAGAAAGcaaagtgtacaacaacaattatgctgcaatcccaaacaagttgggaTCAGCTATATAAATCCCCACTGACCATATTTCCTCAATATTTAAGCATAGTTtatgataaaaaagaaaatttaggaTCCCATTCAGACATGGTGAAGTGTGAACTTACACGGCGATCACAAGCCTTTTTGGGTATGTTTTTCAGGTCTGTAAGGAGATCATCTTGTTCCTTTTCAAAAAGTTCTTTCCCCAAAGGCCCGGTGAGATCCTCATCTATAGGTCTGTCATTAAATGATCTGTAAAAGCCAAACATCCATAGAGTTTAAGCAAAACGGGGAACTCcgaaaagaaaacattttttatcTTAGTTTCCATCAAAAAAGAAACATGTTGGATGACTTTACAATTATGCATTCAAATAGATAGAACTATTAAATGCACAATTATTAGATATTTGCGAACATTATCTCAAGAGTCTTAAATACAAGGTAGTAAGAAACGCGCTAGATCCGCGACCCATGCATGAAATCTCATAAGCTATGTTGCTCGGGCTCTTCAAAGATACTGCCACATCCCTGTCACATCCTaaaaaaatgcactacttttggaggatctgacacGCGTCCGTCGTcattttgaagagtccgagcaacatagctcaTAAAGTGTAATGTGAAACTACTTGCAGATCTATATAGAAGTCCAAATGAGTAATCTAGATTTCATCTCTCAGCAATAGTTAGACCTAAACTGAAGAGTTGGTTCACTATATTTTCAAGTCATCATGGTACAACACGGATATTTCTGTTCTCACACAATCATTTTGTGCAGCTTAATCACAATTAGTTTGCTATATACTCCCTTCCAAGTCGATTATGAACTAATTGAAATATAGAGATCATACCCTATGTAGACACGTGAAACTTCAGGGGTATTCAGAACTTTGCCCAAAGACCACATCAACGCTCCATAAACCCTCATAAGCTGCAACCGGGACCaattaaaagaataaatttTAGCATAGTCTAAAAAGAAGGTCGTGAACATGAACGAAAAATGTAATATGCCTTACTTGTTGGGTATCAACTTGGTCAGCCTTGTTTAATACCACTCGTATCTTATCATCATGACCTTGAAGAGATGCAATCACGCGTTTGAATTCATCGCTAATATCAAGTTTGTGGGGATCAAACAATAGCAGGATGAGATCGCACTTGGAAGCAAACCAGGACGTCACCCCTGTAAACTCATAGCTCCTTTGTGTTCGTTGCTTTTCCCCTGATAAAACTCCGGGAGTATCGACAAATGTGATATTCTCTAACAGCTTTTTGGACACGAGAGAGAAGGAAAGTGTTTAGTTTCTATAAAAAAATGCTTTCACTATATGGTATGAGTAACGAAGATTTTATTAACTCACAGGATGGGGCATTTGAGAACACTCAAATTTTGACAAAAACGCTGTTCCAAAAGTTGTTAGGCCACTGAATGGCATGTCTGCTTGAACGGCAATTGTATTCCCTGGGATACTTCTTTCATCAGGTCCGTTCTGTATAATACACAATTAACGTCAGAGGCGTATCTACGTTGTAACCTATGAGTTCACGTGAACTCAGTAGCTTTTGCCGAATTCCTTTATATGTATTAAGAATCCATAAAATATCTATAAACATTTGATTGTGAACCCAGTTATTATTGTAAATTAAGTTGAGGTCGTTGTAGGAGTCCATATACTTCTAATCCTGGATCGCCTCTGGTTAAGGTGAACGGTTGTCTAAAGGgaagcccggtgcactaagctctcGCTATGcacggggtccggggaagggccggaccacaagggtctattggcCTTACCCtacatttctgcaagaggctatTTTCACGGCTGGAACCCGTGACCTCTTGGTCACATGGTAATAGctttaccagttacgccaaggctccccttcaagGTGAACTATTGTCTAACAAATGATTTAGCATGCCAACACCATTAAACAAATATATGTTCAAGAATGGCTATCTGATTCTCCTTTCCTACTGAATGTTTCAGTTAACTGGCAAAATTAACAAAAGAACATTAAACTGTTAACTCCTTAATGAGACAAATAGGAATATATGGCAGACCCTAAAGTTAACTATAGTAGTTTATATATATCGAAAAGTAAACTGTTATAGAATCATAAAAACTTTGCCTAAAGTAGGGGTATACTATTTCTGGGACGTCTTTTAACAAAAAAGATTCAACTCCAGTATGATATAAGTTTTCTTCTACTCGGCACCATACCAAGGAGGACAGAAATTGAGTGAACACAGTAGTCAGTAAAAATCAGATATGTGAAAGTACCATGACGACAACAAATCTGTCCGTTGTAGGCTCCGGTCCAATATGAGCACCTATAGACATAAAAGAACCATAAATGTAAACTGCAGACAAAAGCACATACACAAGCAAGAGAGAATCTTTTTTGCTAACCGGGATAACTGGTTCTGAGTAAATGCTTAATGAAGGTTGTTTTGCCAGTGGAGTATTGACCCAAAAGCATCACCATGGGTTTGGCATCAAAGTCACTATTTGCCTGCCAACATAGTTTAATAAAGAAGTTAATGCAGCTATATGTATCACCGTCATCATGATACCGATAAGAAAGATAACATAGTTGAAGGGGAAGAAATAaaactaagtaggcgtttggaatAGAATATGTGATATTTGAAGAAAAGTAGTATTTGAAGTTAAGTTGAAAAAACGTATTTGgaaattgaagttgtgtttggacatgcatttaacttgaaaaaaaaaattgaaattttgtggGTGGAAAAGATATTTTCCCTTGAAAAACAGGTCAAAACCattttttcaaacttgaaatgAATCTTCAAAAGTCCAACATATGACCAAACATTGTTTtggatttttgtattttttttttgaaaagggaaaattttccaTGGACAAAGGGCTCCTAAGTTCTTTTCCTAGTTGCTTAATAAGCATAGCTAACTGAAATACGACACCAACCAATAAAGGAGAGACAAAATCACTGAAATGATATGTAACTTCCAGTGGCTTTAGTTTCTTGACGTACAACTTCTTCAGTccatcgattattgatgttacatAGTTTGAAGGGACCTGAGagggaaaaataaaaggacCAAGCATCATTAGTGTTTGGGACAATAGATAGTTCATGACATCAAagtaaaaaacacttttcattGACAGACGAGGACAAGGATAGGTTATTCACAAGTTAGCTACCTAGGGACTACATGGCATCATGTCTAAATTTGAACTACCAAATGAAGTCCTACTTGTAAACTGTGAAAATTATATAGAATATAACAGTTTAGAAGTTTGTCAATCATCTTAATACATCGCATAGCAGAAGCCTGTCATGTAATTTGGAGTGAAGATAGTGCGGATGTACTCCTTCAGGGAAAGGATACTAAATAGACAGCTAAAATATAAAAGCATGGCATTTGCTGCAAAACAGATGGAATCactgaaataaaaataatatttggaaTTTACAACAGGCAAACATCTGGAAAGTGCTTTAGTTAAGCAAAAAGAAAGTGCAAGATTTGAGAGTTTGCATCATAGAGGATAAAATGAGAGAAGGTGCTTGAGATGGTTTGGTCACACCAAAGGCATTCATTCATAGGTGTGAAATCATGGTAATTTAGGGTGTTAAAAGAGGACAAATAAACCTAAAATCACATGGAAGGAAGCTGTCTGAAAAGACCTACAAATCTCTTGGAGTTTATGCAGTTATTGCAAAACCGGCCCAATAGAAGAAAAAGATTCATATTGATAGTACCAATGAGTATGAAAGTTTAGTCATGTTGGTACATTTACATTAATCCCAACGTACTTTAGGAGTTGCATGCCAGTAGAGATGTCGAAAACTTTCAATGAAAAACCTATTGAACTGATACAGGTCTAAACGGAGCAATATGGTtaatgaggattcatatagtcaACCCCACTACCTCAGTGTTGAAGCGATAACATAGTTggtatatataaaagaaaaaagacaataACCACACACACCTtctttgcagattttgacgatgAAAACCAATTAGCTCGTGAAGATAGCGAAAGACTGCCTGTTTTTCAATTTAATTAGTTAGATGCAGAGACAGCATCCACTTCCCCTTCCCAATTCCCCAAGAACGTATATAAATCATTACAAAAGGAACTGTCTTGTATGTAAAAGTAACATCACCATTACTGTCAGGTGTCCATTTTGCCACACGCTTCTTCTTCTGTAAAACATATTAAGTTAACAGTTAAGCagtgaatgaaaaaaaaaaaaagtgaatttagcATACTTACCGCTAGAAGTCCATCCAGACCTTCCATTGTAGGTAGTTGCAAATTTTCCAAGTCAACTGCATTGTATTGAAATCATTCTAATTATAAGACCAGTATAAGAGAACCAATTCTGCTTGCTAAAGAAAGCCAATATGAGGCATGACAAACAATCAACTAATTTTTAGAATAGCACTCATGTCAGATGCGGATCCAGGAACTAAGCTATATGGTTTTAACCTTTAGGGATCGTTTGGATGGGGACAAGGATATCCTGGAAGCTGGAATTATAGTCTCAGGATTGTAATTCCCGCATTCTATATGAGATAAGATAAAACCAAGATTCTGTATACAATTTATACCGGTTTTAGTTAATaccaataaccaaacacaacatatatgtaATCCCAAAATTTATACTGGGATTAGGATTAGTATCCTAATTCCGGTAACCAAACGACCCGTTAAGGTTGTTAGCATTGAACCAATTGTATTTCTAGAATTATGGGGTTCATTCCTACTAATTGCTGCAATTTTAGTGGATTTTCACACATAGAATTATACTCTGCGTCGAAAGTTGAAAGTACTTGGTTCAGATAAACCCAGTGCCGCAATGCTACATCCACCTCCGGTCATTTGATAACTAACATGACTAACATACCGTTCAGGTATAGTTGAAGCTGTACTACTTACCTTCAGCATTTAAGGAATCACTTGTCAATGCATGACCAGCTTGAGCCAAAGAGACCAACTACATAGTGAAATGTAAAGAATGATCTGCATTTTAGAGGGAAATAAAATTAACTATAAAAGGTGAAATCAAAGTCCACACAAAGAGCTAGTACCTGCATTGCAGtaataaactctttaaaaccGAGAAATCCTTGCCGTTTGGAATCTGCAATCGCCCACACCTTAGGAAAAACAGAGAAGTAaaatggtttgttgatgtttaAACAGTAAAAGCAATTATCAAAAACTGCGAAGAACGAATATATCTGTTAATTGATGAAATATAGCTATTAAGTGACTTATTAAAATAGctattaaataaataacaaaagaCTGTCATAGAAG
This window harbors:
- the LOC132054757 gene encoding EH domain-containing protein 1-like isoform X1, producing MEFDTCPISHCSKRNEKIYQEWFSFADSDGDGRLIGKDATNFLAMSNLPREDLKQVWAIADSKRQGFLGFKEFITAMQLVSLAQAGHALTSDSLNAEVDLENLQLPTMEGLDGLLAKKKRVAKWTPDSNGSLSLSSRANWFSSSKSAKKVPSNYVTSIIDGLKKLYVKKLKPLEVTYHFSDFVSPLLANSDFDAKPMVMLLGQYSTGKTTFIKHLLRTSYPGAHIGPEPTTDRFVVVMNGPDERSIPGNTIAVQADMPFSGLTTFGTAFLSKFECSQMPHPLLENITFVDTPGVLSGEKQRTQRSYEFTGVTSWFASKCDLILLLFDPHKLDISDEFKRVIASLQGHDDKIRVVLNKADQVDTQQLMRVYGALMWSLGKVLNTPEVSRVYIGSFNDRPIDEDLTGPLGKELFEKEQDDLLTDLKNIPKKACDRRINEFVKRARAAKIHAYIISHLKKEMPAMMGKAKTQKRLIDNLEDEFVKIQKQHHLPAGDFPNVEQFKEALSGYNIDKFEKLKPKLIQAVDDMLGYDIPELLKNFKNPYD
- the LOC132054757 gene encoding EH domain-containing protein 1-like isoform X3 → MLKLTWKICNYLQWKKKKRVAKWTPDSNGSLSLSSRANWFSSSKSAKKVPSNYVTSIIDGLKKLYVKKLKPLEVTYHFSDFVSPLLANSDFDAKPMVMLLGQYSTGKTTFIKHLLRTSYPGAHIGPEPTTDRFVVVMNGPDERSIPGNTIAVQADMPFSGLTTFGTAFLSKFECSQMPHPLLENITFVDTPGVLSGEKQRTQRSYEFTGVTSWFASKCDLILLLFDPHKLDISDEFKRVIASLQGHDDKIRVVLNKADQVDTQQLMRVYGALMWSLGKVLNTPEVSRVYIGSFNDRPIDEDLTGPLGKELFEKEQDDLLTDLKNIPKKACDRRINEFVKRARAAKIHAYIISHLKKEMPAMMGKAKTQKRLIDNLEDEFVKIQKQHHLPAGDFPNVEQFKEALSGYNIDKFEKLKPKLIQAVDDMLGYDIPELLKNFKNPYD
- the LOC132054757 gene encoding EH domain-containing protein 1-like isoform X2 encodes the protein MQLVSLAQAGHALTSDSLNAEVDLENLQLPTMEGLDGLLAKKKRVAKWTPDSNGSLSLSSRANWFSSSKSAKKVPSNYVTSIIDGLKKLYVKKLKPLEVTYHFSDFVSPLLANSDFDAKPMVMLLGQYSTGKTTFIKHLLRTSYPGAHIGPEPTTDRFVVVMNGPDERSIPGNTIAVQADMPFSGLTTFGTAFLSKFECSQMPHPLLENITFVDTPGVLSGEKQRTQRSYEFTGVTSWFASKCDLILLLFDPHKLDISDEFKRVIASLQGHDDKIRVVLNKADQVDTQQLMRVYGALMWSLGKVLNTPEVSRVYIGSFNDRPIDEDLTGPLGKELFEKEQDDLLTDLKNIPKKACDRRINEFVKRARAAKIHAYIISHLKKEMPAMMGKAKTQKRLIDNLEDEFVKIQKQHHLPAGDFPNVEQFKEALSGYNIDKFEKLKPKLIQAVDDMLGYDIPELLKNFKNPYD
- the LOC132054757 gene encoding EH domain-containing protein 1-like isoform X4; this encodes MEGLDGLLAKKKRVAKWTPDSNGSLSLSSRANWFSSSKSAKKVPSNYVTSIIDGLKKLYVKKLKPLEVTYHFSDFVSPLLANSDFDAKPMVMLLGQYSTGKTTFIKHLLRTSYPGAHIGPEPTTDRFVVVMNGPDERSIPGNTIAVQADMPFSGLTTFGTAFLSKFECSQMPHPLLENITFVDTPGVLSGEKQRTQRSYEFTGVTSWFASKCDLILLLFDPHKLDISDEFKRVIASLQGHDDKIRVVLNKADQVDTQQLMRVYGALMWSLGKVLNTPEVSRVYIGSFNDRPIDEDLTGPLGKELFEKEQDDLLTDLKNIPKKACDRRINEFVKRARAAKIHAYIISHLKKEMPAMMGKAKTQKRLIDNLEDEFVKIQKQHHLPAGDFPNVEQFKEALSGYNIDKFEKLKPKLIQAVDDMLGYDIPELLKNFKNPYD